A single window of Rubripirellula lacrimiformis DNA harbors:
- a CDS encoding zinc-dependent alcohol dehydrogenase codes for MADASSTLSHDKQQLSVSETKPQTVRAVAMTAPGQTEMRTYPYPTMSHDTAILKVEMTGICGTDRHIYKGEAPMLRGKSIFPYVGGHEVIGTIVEIGDTAARTMDYDGQLLQPGDRVAIAVEVNCGECFYCRNQYNNTTCDHQVMAYGLHPNADTAPFLRGGFSEYMHIVPGTHLFKIPEEMPTDVAVFVEEMAVAFHSVGRACAPFAPVNEGFGPGMSVAVLGNGPLGILHGIMTRIHGGGLSIATDLSDLRLSKAKDLYADVTINASRVPTEQRIEQIKDLTEGVGPDLVIESAGEPEAFVEALRMVRKGGTVIEVGNWVDLGKPVALDVMKHISSKNLHIHSVFHCGTNWRPVLKVLNQQSGRYDFASLITHRMGLDQLVKEFGTVTKFDECVKIEVVPHAN; via the coding sequence ATGGCCGACGCGTCATCAACATTGTCCCACGACAAACAACAGCTTTCGGTGTCCGAGACGAAGCCACAAACCGTCCGGGCCGTGGCGATGACAGCGCCTGGCCAGACCGAGATGCGGACGTATCCGTACCCGACGATGAGTCACGACACCGCGATTTTGAAGGTGGAAATGACGGGCATCTGCGGCACCGACCGTCACATCTACAAGGGTGAAGCCCCGATGTTGCGGGGCAAGTCGATCTTTCCCTATGTCGGTGGTCACGAGGTGATTGGAACGATCGTCGAGATCGGTGACACCGCTGCACGAACGATGGACTATGACGGCCAACTTTTGCAGCCCGGCGACCGAGTAGCGATAGCCGTCGAAGTGAATTGCGGAGAGTGTTTTTATTGTCGCAATCAATACAACAACACAACCTGTGATCATCAGGTGATGGCCTATGGACTGCATCCCAACGCCGACACCGCGCCGTTTCTACGCGGTGGTTTTTCGGAGTACATGCACATCGTCCCGGGGACCCATCTGTTCAAGATCCCTGAAGAGATGCCGACCGACGTGGCGGTGTTCGTCGAGGAAATGGCGGTCGCATTTCACTCGGTCGGACGCGCCTGCGCACCGTTTGCGCCAGTGAACGAAGGATTCGGTCCGGGGATGTCGGTTGCCGTGCTGGGCAATGGCCCGCTGGGGATTTTGCACGGCATCATGACTCGCATTCACGGTGGCGGGCTGAGCATCGCAACGGACCTGTCAGACCTGCGACTTTCCAAAGCGAAAGACCTGTATGCCGACGTCACGATCAACGCTTCGCGGGTGCCAACGGAACAGCGGATCGAACAGATAAAGGATCTGACCGAAGGAGTCGGCCCCGACTTGGTGATCGAATCGGCAGGTGAACCCGAGGCGTTCGTCGAAGCCCTGCGGATGGTGCGCAAAGGCGGTACGGTCATCGAGGTCGGCAACTGGGTTGATCTTGGCAAACCGGTCGCATTGGACGTGATGAAGCATATCAGTTCGAAAAACCTGCACATTCATTCGGTGTTCCACTGTGGGACCAATTGGCGGCCTGTGCTGAAAGTCCTGAACCAACAGTCCGGTCGCTACGACTTCGCATCGCTGATCACGCACCGCATGGGGCTAGACCAATTGGTCAAAGAGTTCGGAACGGTCACCAAGTTTGACGAGTGTGTGAAGATCGAAGTCGTTCCGCACGCTAATTGA
- the rbsD gene encoding D-ribose pyranase — protein MKRNRLLNSELSYEISRIGHTASITLCDAGLPIPAGVKRIDLAIESGYPSFLRTLDAMLSEMMVEEIVVASEIHEKNDTLFQEMIQILKSHQMSPRVTEVSHDEFKRLTCQSEAIVRTGECTPYANVLLKSGVVF, from the coding sequence ATGAAACGCAATCGTTTATTGAACAGCGAATTGAGCTACGAAATCAGTCGGATTGGGCATACCGCATCGATCACGCTGTGCGATGCCGGTCTGCCAATCCCCGCGGGTGTGAAACGCATCGATCTTGCGATTGAATCCGGGTATCCATCTTTCTTGCGAACGCTGGATGCGATGCTTAGCGAGATGATGGTAGAAGAAATCGTGGTGGCCAGCGAAATCCACGAAAAGAATGACACACTGTTTCAAGAGATGATCCAGATACTGAAATCGCATCAGATGTCACCTCGCGTGACCGAGGTTTCGCATGATGAATTCAAGCGACTGACATGCCAAAGCGAAGCGATTGTGCGAACTGGTGAATGCACCCCTTACGCCAACGTCCTGCTGAAATCGGGCGTGGTATTCTAG
- a CDS encoding D-ribose ABC transporter substrate-binding protein, with product MRSIYYSLPVTLLLTLVITVVGCNNSTETSDAKPRVAVIISTLNNPWFVVLAESAKQRSIELGYETVVFDSENDPAKETSHFDNVIASGYSAILFNPTDADGSVANVRRAKEADVPVFCMDREINATDAAVSQILSDNYSGCVALGRHFVKEVGESGKYVELLGLVGDNNTWNRSKGFHSVVDRYPELEMVAQQSGDFDRAKALEVMEAMLQGNPTINAVFCGNDAMAMGAYQALLAAGKDKQVKVFGFDGADDAVKLIAEGKIVATGMQFPKVMARAAAESADKYLNGDRTLPQKIPVAVELVHQGNASKYSDYGRENSE from the coding sequence ATGAGATCGATCTACTATTCACTGCCCGTGACGCTGTTGCTGACCTTGGTCATCACGGTGGTCGGTTGCAACAACAGCACAGAGACGTCGGATGCAAAGCCACGAGTCGCGGTCATCATTTCGACGCTGAACAATCCCTGGTTTGTCGTGTTGGCCGAATCCGCCAAGCAGCGTTCGATCGAACTGGGTTACGAAACGGTCGTGTTTGATTCCGAGAACGATCCGGCCAAAGAAACATCGCACTTCGATAACGTGATCGCGTCGGGATACTCTGCCATCCTGTTCAACCCCACCGACGCTGATGGTTCGGTCGCGAACGTCCGCCGCGCCAAAGAGGCCGACGTTCCGGTGTTTTGCATGGACCGAGAAATCAACGCCACCGATGCCGCGGTCTCGCAAATCCTTTCGGATAATTACTCTGGCTGCGTCGCGTTGGGGCGACATTTCGTGAAGGAGGTGGGCGAATCCGGAAAATACGTCGAACTGCTTGGACTGGTTGGCGACAACAACACCTGGAACCGATCCAAGGGATTTCACAGTGTTGTCGATCGTTACCCCGAACTGGAAATGGTCGCTCAACAGAGCGGTGATTTTGATCGCGCGAAGGCTTTGGAGGTGATGGAGGCGATGTTGCAGGGTAACCCGACCATCAACGCTGTCTTCTGTGGCAACGACGCGATGGCGATGGGAGCTTATCAAGCCCTACTGGCCGCGGGAAAAGACAAACAGGTAAAGGTGTTCGGATTCGATGGGGCGGACGATGCGGTCAAGCTGATCGCCGAAGGAAAGATCGTTGCCACGGGGATGCAGTTCCCCAAAGTCATGGCTCGCGCCGCTGCGGAATCCGCGGACAAATATTTGAATGGCGACCGCACACTTCCTCAAAAAATTCCTGTCGCAGTCGAACTGGTCCATCAGGGCAACGCCAGCAAGTACAGCGACTATGGCCGGGAGAATTCCGAGTGA
- a CDS encoding DUF1254 domain-containing protein, which translates to MKSKLASPLLVLALTMVGCPIGRAAEVTPAEVTSIAKEAYIYGYPLVDSYRIQYAYFVDQDSPSFKAPWNQLTNIPNVYTPADTAIQTPNSDTPYSWAGLDLRAEPIVISVPKIEKDRYYSIQFIDAYTFNFAYAGSRTTGNGAGSILVAGPNWNGEKPDGIEEVIRSETDFILAAFRTQLFDPADIDNVKKIQSQYKVQPLSTFLGTAAAPAAPTVQWVKPLTTEQQKTSLDFFNVLNFVLGYCPVDPSEVELRQRFAKIGIEGGKAFDPAKLTPEMKAAFEQGRSEAWKAYAQDAKKLQEGLITSGDIFGTRQFMDGNYLGRWLATIGIYGNSKQEAMYPVYQVDSSGDPLTGADRYTLTFQHGQYPPVKAFWSLTMYKLPSSLLVSNPINRYLINSPMLPQLKKNADGGVTIYVQNESPGKDLESNWLPAPNGPFSMYMRLYWPAQAALDGSWKAPKLEKVN; encoded by the coding sequence ATGAAATCAAAATTAGCGTCCCCTTTGCTCGTACTGGCCCTGACTATGGTTGGGTGCCCAATCGGTCGAGCGGCGGAGGTGACCCCGGCCGAAGTGACCTCCATTGCGAAAGAGGCCTACATTTATGGCTACCCGTTGGTGGACAGCTATCGCATCCAGTACGCCTACTTCGTCGATCAAGACAGCCCGTCGTTCAAGGCTCCTTGGAACCAGCTGACCAATATTCCGAACGTCTACACGCCAGCGGACACCGCGATCCAGACGCCGAACTCGGACACTCCGTATTCATGGGCAGGTTTGGACCTCAGGGCCGAGCCGATCGTGATCTCTGTGCCCAAAATTGAAAAGGATCGCTACTACAGCATTCAGTTCATCGACGCGTACACGTTCAACTTCGCCTACGCCGGCAGCCGCACCACCGGCAATGGCGCCGGATCGATTCTTGTCGCAGGGCCAAACTGGAACGGGGAAAAGCCTGATGGGATCGAGGAAGTGATTCGCTCGGAAACCGATTTCATTCTGGCGGCCTTTCGTACACAGTTGTTCGATCCAGCCGATATCGACAACGTCAAGAAAATTCAGTCGCAGTACAAAGTTCAGCCGCTGTCGACGTTTCTTGGCACAGCCGCTGCTCCGGCAGCGCCAACGGTTCAGTGGGTCAAACCGCTGACGACCGAACAACAGAAGACATCTCTGGATTTCTTCAATGTCCTGAACTTTGTGCTGGGCTATTGCCCGGTCGATCCTTCGGAAGTGGAACTTCGTCAACGCTTTGCCAAGATCGGCATCGAGGGCGGCAAAGCTTTCGACCCCGCCAAGCTGACACCTGAAATGAAGGCTGCATTCGAACAGGGGCGGTCCGAAGCGTGGAAGGCTTATGCTCAGGACGCCAAGAAGCTGCAGGAAGGCTTGATCACGTCAGGCGATATTTTCGGCACTCGTCAATTCATGGATGGCAATTACCTGGGACGTTGGTTGGCGACGATCGGCATCTATGGCAACTCGAAACAGGAAGCGATGTACCCGGTGTATCAGGTGGATTCCAGCGGCGATCCGTTGACCGGCGCCGACCGTTACACGTTGACGTTTCAACACGGTCAGTATCCTCCTGTGAAGGCATTCTGGTCGTTGACCATGTACAAGCTGCCGTCCAGCCTGCTGGTATCCAACCCCATCAATCGCTACCTGATCAACTCGCCGATGTTGCCACAGTTGAAAAAGAACGCCGACGGTGGAGTCACGATTTATGTCCAGAATGAATCGCCAGGCAAAGATCTGGAATCGAACTGGCTGCCCGCACCCAACGGACCATTTTCGATGTACATGCGACTGTATTGGCCCGCCCAAGCCGCGTTGGATGGATCGTGGAAAGCACCCAAGTTGGAAAAGGTGAACTAA
- a CDS encoding DUF2291 family protein, whose amino-acid sequence MTGSRRRWAWGVGIAAGTAGLLSWMPLFHVVPFPRGDAPQQSSAAATFDPVAFVDEFWTTRLIPGSDGAVDALELVSIIQQDHHSARKTHGHSVGLGSTYYYFIAGTGNVVSVDKNSIGLSLQEDQTQIPLVLETGNIFGNAVRDGTGLLDVNGFANSQDFNSVSSQINGRIETNVLPGLRKIAKPGVKLRFVGCVEITDEDTDLKPLRVVPFIIEAG is encoded by the coding sequence GTGACAGGGTCGCGACGTCGTTGGGCGTGGGGTGTCGGCATCGCGGCGGGAACCGCTGGTTTGCTGTCTTGGATGCCGCTGTTCCACGTGGTTCCATTCCCGCGCGGCGACGCACCGCAGCAGTCGTCGGCCGCCGCCACCTTCGATCCGGTTGCGTTTGTCGATGAATTTTGGACAACACGTTTGATTCCTGGATCGGACGGTGCCGTGGACGCGTTGGAATTGGTGTCGATCATCCAACAAGATCACCACTCGGCTCGCAAGACGCATGGTCACAGCGTGGGACTGGGTAGCACCTATTACTATTTCATCGCCGGTACGGGCAACGTTGTTTCGGTCGACAAGAATTCGATCGGTTTGTCGCTGCAAGAAGACCAGACACAGATTCCGCTGGTGTTGGAAACGGGCAACATTTTCGGCAATGCGGTCCGTGATGGAACGGGTTTACTAGACGTGAATGGATTCGCCAATTCACAAGATTTCAACTCGGTATCGTCACAGATCAATGGACGCATTGAAACCAACGTGTTGCCCGGACTTCGCAAGATTGCCAAACCGGGCGTCAAGCTTCGCTTTGTTGGCTGCGTGGAAATCACCGACGAAGACACGGACTTGAAACCGTTGCGTGTCGTCCCATTCATCATCGAGGCTGGCTGA
- a CDS encoding sugar ABC transporter ATP-binding protein: MTFVEISDIVFEARGISKSFPGVKALEGVDLTLRSGRLTALLGENGAGKSTLMNVMAGVLAPDQGELLIHGNPVRLTTPRDARDHGIAMIFQELSLVPDLTVAENIFLGREPLARTGMIDYRVMNRNAAEWLQRLDLDVSPTTPVGRLRVGQQQLVEIARALAGDVRILIMDEPTSAITEHETEVLYQRIADLKKQGVAIVYITHRLEELNHIADEVTVMRDGHTIGTAAIGDISRDEIVRMMAGRDVKTSIQTSSATDQEVLRVENMMLKHPTRPGDFLVNRVCLNVKQGEVLGIFGLMGAGRTELLECLFGLHHRSCSGDILIGGHPVSIRSPGDAIAHGLALVPEDRKRDGLVLPMTVAENANLASLDGAQRFGFLNRRKELRQVEKSLQRFRVKTPSLHQKIRNLSGGNQQKVILGKWLATEPKVLMLDEPTRGIDIQAKNEIYSLINELTGEGLTVLAVSSELPEVMAISDRILVLCEGRVSGEFSRQDATEEKIMRAALPGSHRSSPPPSVACSSATIP; this comes from the coding sequence ATGACGTTCGTGGAAATCAGCGATATCGTGTTCGAGGCGCGCGGGATATCGAAGTCGTTTCCCGGTGTGAAAGCGCTGGAGGGCGTTGACCTGACGCTGCGCAGCGGTCGACTGACAGCTCTGTTGGGCGAAAACGGGGCGGGCAAATCGACGCTGATGAATGTCATGGCGGGGGTACTGGCACCGGATCAAGGCGAATTACTGATTCACGGAAACCCTGTGCGATTGACCACCCCGCGTGATGCACGCGACCACGGTATCGCCATGATTTTCCAGGAACTAAGCCTGGTCCCCGACCTGACGGTGGCAGAGAACATCTTCCTAGGACGGGAACCACTTGCGCGGACTGGGATGATCGATTACCGCGTCATGAATCGCAATGCCGCGGAATGGTTGCAGCGTCTGGATTTGGATGTGTCACCGACGACACCGGTCGGGCGTCTGCGAGTTGGGCAACAGCAGCTTGTCGAGATCGCAAGGGCGCTTGCCGGCGACGTCCGTATTCTGATCATGGACGAACCGACATCGGCGATCACGGAACATGAAACCGAAGTGCTGTACCAACGAATCGCCGACCTGAAAAAACAGGGCGTCGCCATCGTCTATATCACTCACCGGTTAGAAGAGCTGAATCACATTGCCGACGAAGTCACCGTGATGCGAGATGGTCACACGATCGGCACCGCCGCGATCGGTGACATTAGTCGCGATGAAATCGTACGAATGATGGCTGGCCGCGATGTCAAAACATCGATTCAGACGTCGTCAGCGACGGACCAGGAGGTTTTGCGGGTCGAAAACATGATGCTAAAACATCCAACACGGCCTGGCGATTTCTTAGTCAACCGAGTTTGTTTGAACGTCAAGCAAGGCGAAGTCTTAGGCATCTTCGGATTGATGGGTGCGGGCCGAACGGAGTTGCTGGAATGTTTGTTTGGATTGCACCATCGATCTTGCAGCGGCGACATCTTGATCGGTGGTCATCCCGTTTCGATTCGTTCGCCGGGCGACGCGATCGCGCACGGGTTGGCGTTGGTCCCCGAGGATCGGAAACGTGATGGGTTGGTCTTGCCGATGACCGTCGCCGAAAACGCCAACTTGGCTAGCCTTGATGGTGCCCAGCGTTTCGGATTTTTGAACCGCCGTAAAGAGCTTCGTCAAGTTGAAAAATCACTGCAGCGGTTCCGGGTAAAGACGCCGTCACTGCACCAGAAGATCCGCAATCTAAGCGGCGGGAACCAACAGAAAGTCATTCTCGGCAAATGGCTCGCGACCGAGCCCAAGGTGTTGATGTTGGATGAACCCACACGCGGGATCGACATCCAAGCCAAAAACGAAATCTATTCCTTGATCAACGAGTTGACCGGCGAAGGTTTGACGGTGTTGGCGGTTTCTTCCGAACTGCCCGAAGTCATGGCGATTTCCGATCGCATTCTGGTGCTTTGTGAAGGCCGCGTAAGCGGCGAATTCAGCCGCCAAGATGCGACGGAAGAAAAGATCATGCGTGCGGCATTGCCGGGAAGCCACCGTTCCAGTCCGCCGCCATCCGTGGCATGCAGTTCAGCCACAATCCCATAA
- a CDS encoding helix-turn-helix domain-containing protein has product MSQIQTSPPEFSAYGFTCEQWEPARMQRPDRHNEIELNLLMAGSLTYLLGGRRTTIEAGKLAIFWGAIPHQIVEFDGNAPYFVVTVPLIEFLRMGLDQSVVNPILLGTVLTDSKGNDLDDSRFRQWERELRGQDLACKRATRLEVQARLLRFASGTSNAPDHHSIQLLSNADQLACYIARNYQEPLTSKSIAESIGVHPNYAMNLFRQTFGTTMTTFITQHRISHAQRLLVTTSEAILDIALESGFQSLSRFNEAFKATCGCSPRDYRKSHKAKPA; this is encoded by the coding sequence ATGAGCCAGATCCAAACTTCGCCACCGGAATTCTCTGCTTACGGTTTTACCTGCGAACAGTGGGAACCGGCCCGCATGCAACGCCCGGACCGCCACAACGAAATTGAACTGAACCTGTTGATGGCGGGCTCGCTGACCTATTTGCTGGGCGGCCGTCGAACGACGATCGAAGCGGGAAAGCTGGCGATTTTCTGGGGCGCGATTCCTCATCAGATCGTGGAGTTCGACGGAAACGCACCGTACTTTGTCGTGACGGTGCCGCTGATCGAATTCCTGAGGATGGGGCTGGACCAAAGCGTGGTGAACCCCATTCTGCTGGGGACAGTGTTGACCGATTCCAAAGGCAACGATCTGGACGATTCCAGGTTCCGGCAATGGGAACGGGAACTACGTGGTCAGGATCTGGCGTGCAAACGGGCGACTCGTTTAGAGGTCCAAGCACGATTGCTTCGTTTCGCCAGCGGCACCTCCAACGCGCCCGATCACCATTCGATCCAACTGCTATCGAACGCCGACCAGTTGGCTTGTTACATCGCGCGGAACTACCAAGAACCGTTGACGTCGAAGTCGATCGCCGAATCGATCGGTGTTCACCCGAACTATGCAATGAATCTGTTTCGCCAAACGTTCGGCACGACGATGACGACCTTCATCACCCAGCACCGAATCTCGCACGCCCAACGCCTACTGGTCACGACCAGCGAAGCGATTCTTGACATCGCGTTGGAATCAGGTTTCCAGAGTCTCAGCCGTTTCAACGAAGCCTTCAAAGCAACCTGTGGCTGCTCGCCGCGCGACTATCGGAAGTCGCACAAAGCCAAGCCGGCCTGA
- a CDS encoding beta-L-arabinofuranosidase domain-containing protein, which translates to MKRIIPGPLARRIVSSAALTCLLISIALTARADDGALTGVRHRVLVSSDIGGTDPDDVQSMVHLLVYADCIDIEGLVSSPYGPGRKRDILNVIDAYAKDFPQLHSHDGTYPTPDTLRGICKQGAIDTPDASGVGQPTEGSQWIVQRARADDPRPLHVLVWGGIEDLAQALHDAPDILPKLRVYFIGGPNKKWCVDAYNYVEQNHPKLWIIEANATYRGWFVGGKQQGEWRNKGFVAKHIAGHGHLGKVFVDAKADIKMGDTPSVARLLNGVSDDPTKPGWGGKYVPIWDGRKTIFDRLTTASDTVEVFGVTEFRLPRPDGFTSNHTAQMVFNRGRPTAAAAIEGDTLRFRFAPRDAKVWSYVVESDCKELDGKSGKVTAIAPPPSRTRSVSKVHPHWWIDDPDPAMAESVHPGAKTVNRWRQDFLRDFADRMDRCMAAVVPDATVQTNKPRPNSVVARVPLSGVHWTDGFWQQRYSTCRDKLVPAMWEIMKGTKYKPYLEHFRIAAGLAEGQYHGAQFNDGDFYKWIEAACAIQAVDPDPARDKQLDEIIAVIGKAQRADGYLHTPVLVAARNGDFNAIPFGDRFNFEMYNMGHLMTTACLHHEVTGKDDLLAIARKAADFLDEAFRNPTPENARHAICPSHYMGIIDLYRTTKEPRYLELAKRLIQMRDLVVDGGDDNQDRIPFTDQNEAVGHAVRATYLYAGIADLYAETGDANLWSALTPIWQNVVEKKMYLTGGCGALFDGASPDGSRNQKSITRIHQAFGRNYQLPNITAHNETCANIGNCLWNWRMFLASGESKYIDVLEQTLYNSVLSGVSLDGTEFFYTNPLRHYDGGPVDLRWSRSRVPFMTAFCCPPNVARTIAATNGYAYGQSTNTVWVNLYGSNTLDTTLEDGSRVRLKQESNYPWDGKVRLTVMQCDSDSAGLKLRIPGWANSATIHVDGVPTGKAAVPGSYATIDQSLRQGMSIDLRIPMPVMLIETHPMVEETRNHVAVKRGPMVYCLESSDLPHGTSMADIRVPADVVLRPRFDADLLQGVTVLEGNLSSRPEGDWKGTLYRQYSPKPVTTVPATFVPYYAWANRQRGEMTVWLPLN; encoded by the coding sequence ATGAAACGAATCATCCCTGGACCGCTGGCACGTCGTATTGTCTCCTCCGCCGCGTTAACCTGCCTCCTGATTTCGATCGCACTGACAGCCAGGGCCGACGACGGTGCACTGACCGGAGTGCGGCACCGAGTGCTGGTGTCTTCCGATATCGGTGGCACGGATCCAGACGATGTCCAGTCGATGGTGCATCTGCTGGTCTATGCCGACTGCATCGACATCGAAGGCTTAGTTTCGTCACCGTACGGGCCCGGACGCAAGCGGGATATCCTGAACGTCATTGACGCATATGCCAAAGACTTTCCGCAGCTTCACTCACACGACGGCACCTACCCCACACCGGATACGCTGCGTGGGATATGCAAACAAGGCGCGATCGACACGCCCGACGCGTCAGGGGTGGGACAACCAACCGAAGGTTCGCAGTGGATCGTCCAGCGAGCCCGAGCGGATGATCCGCGACCGCTGCACGTGCTGGTTTGGGGCGGCATCGAGGATCTGGCGCAAGCACTGCACGATGCGCCTGACATCTTGCCAAAGTTGCGAGTCTACTTTATCGGTGGACCGAACAAAAAATGGTGTGTCGACGCGTACAACTACGTCGAACAAAACCATCCCAAACTTTGGATCATCGAAGCCAACGCGACCTATCGCGGATGGTTCGTCGGTGGCAAGCAGCAAGGCGAATGGAGAAACAAGGGCTTTGTGGCCAAGCACATCGCAGGGCACGGCCACCTTGGCAAAGTCTTCGTCGACGCCAAAGCCGACATCAAAATGGGCGACACGCCTTCGGTTGCGCGTTTGCTAAACGGCGTTTCCGACGATCCAACGAAACCCGGTTGGGGCGGAAAGTACGTTCCGATTTGGGATGGACGAAAAACGATTTTCGATCGACTGACCACCGCGTCCGATACCGTCGAAGTTTTTGGCGTGACAGAATTCCGACTGCCTCGTCCGGATGGATTCACGTCCAACCACACTGCCCAAATGGTCTTCAATCGGGGCAGACCCACCGCCGCCGCTGCGATCGAAGGCGATACATTGCGGTTCCGATTCGCACCACGCGACGCCAAGGTTTGGTCCTATGTGGTTGAAAGCGATTGCAAGGAACTTGACGGCAAGTCAGGGAAAGTCACCGCGATCGCACCGCCGCCATCCCGCACCCGATCTGTATCGAAAGTGCACCCCCATTGGTGGATTGACGATCCCGATCCGGCGATGGCCGAGAGCGTTCATCCAGGAGCCAAAACCGTCAATCGATGGCGTCAAGATTTCCTTCGCGACTTTGCCGATCGGATGGATCGCTGCATGGCCGCCGTGGTACCAGATGCGACCGTACAGACCAACAAACCCCGGCCGAATTCGGTGGTCGCGCGCGTTCCTTTGTCCGGTGTGCATTGGACGGACGGATTCTGGCAACAACGATATTCGACCTGCCGCGACAAGCTGGTTCCCGCCATGTGGGAAATCATGAAGGGCACCAAATACAAGCCGTACCTAGAACACTTTCGTATCGCCGCCGGGCTCGCCGAAGGTCAGTACCACGGTGCACAGTTCAATGATGGCGACTTCTATAAATGGATCGAAGCGGCATGTGCGATTCAGGCTGTCGACCCCGATCCAGCCCGGGACAAGCAATTGGATGAAATCATTGCGGTCATCGGCAAGGCACAGCGCGCCGACGGCTATCTCCATACCCCTGTCCTAGTGGCGGCTCGCAACGGAGACTTCAACGCCATCCCGTTCGGCGATCGTTTCAATTTCGAGATGTACAACATGGGGCATCTGATGACGACGGCCTGTCTGCATCACGAGGTCACCGGCAAGGATGATCTGCTGGCGATCGCTCGAAAGGCTGCGGACTTCCTGGACGAAGCGTTTCGAAATCCGACGCCAGAGAACGCTCGACACGCCATTTGCCCATCGCACTACATGGGCATCATCGATCTGTATCGAACGACCAAAGAACCGCGGTATCTGGAACTCGCAAAGCGGCTGATCCAGATGCGAGATCTGGTGGTCGATGGTGGCGACGACAATCAAGATCGCATTCCGTTTACCGATCAGAACGAAGCGGTGGGGCATGCGGTTCGGGCGACTTACTTGTACGCCGGGATTGCCGATTTGTACGCTGAAACCGGTGATGCGAACTTGTGGTCAGCTCTGACACCGATCTGGCAGAACGTGGTTGAAAAGAAGATGTACCTGACCGGCGGGTGCGGTGCTCTTTTTGATGGTGCATCCCCCGATGGATCTCGCAACCAAAAATCCATCACGCGAATCCACCAAGCGTTTGGACGCAATTACCAACTGCCCAACATCACCGCTCACAACGAAACCTGTGCAAACATCGGAAACTGTCTGTGGAACTGGCGGATGTTCCTTGCCAGTGGCGAATCGAAATACATCGATGTGCTGGAACAAACGCTTTACAACTCCGTTCTTTCGGGCGTCAGCCTGGACGGCACCGAGTTCTTCTACACCAACCCGCTGCGGCACTACGATGGCGGCCCCGTCGATCTTCGTTGGTCGCGTTCACGCGTCCCATTCATGACGGCATTTTGCTGCCCACCCAATGTGGCTCGGACCATCGCGGCAACCAACGGCTATGCCTATGGTCAGTCAACGAACACGGTTTGGGTCAATCTGTACGGCAGCAACACGCTGGACACCACGCTGGAAGATGGCAGCCGTGTCCGTTTGAAGCAAGAATCGAATTATCCCTGGGACGGGAAAGTTCGCTTGACAGTGATGCAGTGCGATTCAGATTCGGCTGGACTAAAGCTGCGAATCCCGGGTTGGGCAAATTCAGCAACGATCCATGTCGACGGGGTACCAACGGGTAAAGCTGCCGTTCCAGGTTCCTATGCGACCATTGATCAGAGTCTGCGTCAGGGGATGTCGATTGACCTACGAATCCCGATGCCTGTGATGTTGATCGAAACGCATCCGATGGTCGAAGAGACTCGCAATCACGTCGCCGTCAAACGCGGCCCCATGGTGTATTGCCTAGAGTCCAGCGATCTGCCCCATGGAACGTCGATGGCCGACATCCGCGTGCCAGCCGATGTAGTGTTGCGACCGCGATTCGACGCCGACCTGCTTCAGGGCGTCACGGTCCTAGAAGGCAACCTATCGTCGCGGCCCGAAGGTGATTGGAAAGGCACGCTGTATCGCCAGTACTCACCCAAACCCGTAACCACCGTGCCGGCAACGTTCGTTCCCTATTACGCCTGGGCCAATCGACAGCGCGGCGAGATGACCGTCTGGCTTCCGCTGAATTGA